The Pan paniscus chromosome 1, NHGRI_mPanPan1-v2.0_pri, whole genome shotgun sequence genome has a segment encoding these proteins:
- the SESN2 gene encoding sestrin-2: MIVADSECRAELKDYLRFAPGGVGDSGPGEEQRESRARRGPRGPSAFIPVEEVLREGAESLEQHLGLEALMSSGRVDNLAVVMGLHPDYFTSFWRLHYLLLHTDGPLASSWRHYIAIMAAARHQCSYLVGSHMAEFLQTGGDPEWLLGLHRAPEKLRKLSEINKLLAHRPWLITKEHIQALLKTGEHTWSLAELIQALVLLTHCHSLSSFVFGCGILPEGDADGSPAPQAPTPPSEQSSPPSRDPLNNSGGFESARDVEVLMERMQQLQESLLRDEGTSQEEMESRFELEKSESLLVTPSADILEPSPHPDMLCFVEDPTFGYEDFTRRGAQAPPTFRAQDYTWEDHGYSLIQRLYPEGGQLLDEKFQAAYSLTYNTIAMHSGVDTSVLRRAIWNYIHCVFGIRYDDYDYGEVNQLLERNLKVYIKTVACYPEKTTRRMYNLFWRHFRHSEKVHVNLLLLEARMQAALLYALRAITRYMT, encoded by the exons ATGATCGTGGCGGACTCCGAGTGCCGCGCAGAGCTCAAGGACTACCTGCGGTTCGCCCCGGGCGGCGTCGGCGACTCGGGCCCTGGAGAG GAGCAGAGGGAGAGCCGGGCTCGGCGAGGCCCTCGAGGGCCCAGCGCCTTCATCCCCGTGGAGGAG GTCCTTCGGGAGGGGGCTGAGAGCCTCGAGCAGCACCTGGGGCTGGAGGCACTGATGTCCTCTGGGCGAGTAGACAACCTGGCAGTGGTGATGGGCCTGCACCCTGACTACTTTACCAGCTTCTGGCGCCTGCACTACCTGCTGCTGCACACGGATGGTCCCTTGGCCAGCTCCTGGCGCCACTACATTGCCATCATG GCTGCCGCCCGCCATCAGTGTTCTTACCTGGTAGGCTCTCACATGGCCGAGTTTCTGCAGACTGGTGGTGACCCTGAGTGGCTACTGGGCCTCCACCGGGCCCCCGAGAAGCTGCGCAAACTCAGCGAGATCAACAAGTTGCTGGCGCATCGGCCATGGCTCATCACCAAGGAACACATCCAG GCCTTGCTGAAGACCGGCGAGCACACCTGGTCCCTGGCCGAGCTCATTCAGGCTCTGGTCCTGCTCACCCACTGCCACTCGCTCTCCTCCTTCGTGTTTGGCTGTGGCATCCTCCCTGAGGGGGATGCAGATGGCAGCCCTGCCCCCCAGGCACCTACACCCCCTAGTGAACAGAGCAGCCCCCCAAGCAGGGACCCGTTGAACAACTCTGGG GGCTTTGAGTCTGCCCGCGACGTGGAGGTGCTGATGGAGCGCATGCAGCAGCTGCAGGAGAGCCTGCTGCGGGATGAGGGGACGTCCCAGGAGGAGATGGAGAGCCGCTTTGAGCTGGAGAAGTCGGAGAGCCTGCTGGTGACCCCCTCAG CTGATATCCTGGAGCCCTCTCCACACCCAGACATGCTGTGCTTTGTGGAAGACCCTACTTTCGGATATGAGGACTTCACTCGGAGAGGGGCTCAGGCACCCCCTACCTTCCGGGCCCAG GATTATACCTGGGAAGACCATGGCTACTCGCTGATCCAGCGGCTCTACCCTGAGGGTGGGCAGCTGCTGGATGAGAAGTTCCAGGCAGCCTATAGCCTCACCTACAATACCATCGCCATGCACAGTGGTGTGGACACCTCCGTGCTCCGCAGGGCCATCTGGAACTATATCCACTGCGTCTTTGGCATCAG ATATGATGACTATGATTATGGGGAGGTGAACCAGCTCCTGGAGCGGAACCTCAAGGTCTATATCAAGACAGTGGCCTGCTACCCAGAGAAGACCACCCGAAGAATGTACAACCTCTTCTGGAGGCACTTCCGCCACTCAGAGAAG GTCCATGTGAACTTGCTGCTCCTGGAGGCGCGCATGCAAGCCGCTCTGCTGTACGCCCTCCGTGCCATCACCCGCTACATGACCTGA